Within Wyeomyia smithii strain HCP4-BCI-WySm-NY-G18 chromosome 2, ASM2978416v1, whole genome shotgun sequence, the genomic segment aaaggcggcactgggcactagaggattaAGTTCGTtgaattgccttttccgaccactgtgtgATGGTAGCTGAAGAAGTTGATTTCATATTTCGCTGCCGCTTGACGAAGGGACAGTTTTTGTACGTAACACTCTTGCAGTTTGCATCAGGTGGAGTGGATCCTGTTTCTTGTACATTTTTGAACCACTTGTTAACGCTCTGAACTTGAGTCtccattttgtaattttttgaacTAACTGACAGTAGTGCTTCTAACCCATAAATGATTTTGAAGGTTTTGTTTACTATTAAACTATCCGATAAAAATTTCTTACATCATTTTTGAATGTTGTCAAGGACTTCtaataacatttttcaagcTCAGAAGTTTGGTTTCTATTCCCCTCGTTTTACGGTAAAATTGTTTGCTGTAAAAGAATAGTGCGCACTATTTCATACTTCATTTGGTCCGCATCAAattcaattaaatttaaatatttttaatttgaacaaaaataaatttaagtcCTTTCAAGACCTTTAATTCATTCCAAGCTATGAAGAACATAGTTTTAACTTTTACAGAGCATTCCGTTAATTATAATAAATAATGGTGCAAAAGTCTCCCCTCACAAATACACCTCCAATCACGTCCCGTGTTATCTTAATTCAAACACTGGACGTCATCAAAAGCGGAAGCGATTCATACTTTCAAAAGCAAACGACTCAAACCACCGGAATACCACACCGGCCACCTTCACCGGCCCAGCTGCAAATTGACCTCCATATTCCACGCTTTTTCATTGCCATGCTGGACATAATGCGCCTGACAATCGTTTGGGAACAAGAGACTTTACCGTATCCCCAATTTATCACGCCAATCAACGCCGTCAATCGTTCATCCATTGTGAAACAAGCATGGGGGGTCAGAGAAGTCGAGCTACTcaaatgaaaaattgtttttcctcACCCTGTGCTACCACCAGCCACGGTAAGCGGGGTTTTCGGCATCGATCgcttattttttcattgatatACTGCAACCGGTGCCATAAGTGTCCACTAAAGTTTGATAGGTATACTGTTTGTTTCACCGTTGAAAGGTAAGCTGTGCCGGTGAATAAATAATCCTGGTTCAAAATAGAGCCATGCATCAGCAAAACTATGCTGATTTATCGGAAAAGAAGTCTGTACTAAACGCGCAAAAAACCGCATCGCAATCAAGCGGCGAAACTAGAGAAAAACTTCTTcaatttgaagaaaatattATACCGAAAACTCATTTCGAAAAATTAGCATCTCACCGTAGAAACGGCTAAACGGATTGAGCGCTGAGACAAAAAAGATATGTAAAATGCAAAGTATTTCCAGATTTATCCAATCAAATGGGGAAGACGATGAGAAAGCCAAAAGGAAAACTTTACCTACTTTGAAGCAACACATTTGAAAGCCGAAAAGTTGCGGTCTTTTGTTTTCCAGTTTCCGATGTTTGTATTTCCGTAACTTTCCTGCAGCTGAAGAGCCATACTTCTAGATGGCGAGCTTCAACTCTGCTCGCCAGCCTCGACAGAGGAGAAAATTGATTCCACCCGAAGCAAGCGATTGTGAAGGATTGAGCGAAAATCGATGACTGCTGGGGTGAAAGTCGCCGGTAAGAATGTAAATGTCATTAGCATTTTTGTCAATGGGAAAAGTTGGGTGCACCGCTTGGTTGGGAAAGTTTACGGTGGATATTGGTCTGGAACCGGGAGGGGAAAGGTACTTCACTGGTTCCTTATGGAAATGGTCAGCCCACATCTGGGTCGAATGTTTGTATTTTGGTTGAAGTTTTCGTTTTATGATTCAAGCTTTTCTAATTAAGTTTTATGCCGTTGCATGCTGTTGAGTTGTTAAGGAGGAAGAAGTTGTTTAATCTTGATACCCTTGATCTCGGCAAAGGTTCTTGTAGCTGTTTCGATTGTCGCtacagtgattcaagttttttgGTTGGACAATTCTGTAACATATTGTTTTCTAAATACTTAGTCCAGATAGTTTCGAGATTTTTCAATTGTAAATGTGAAtaagtaaaataaatattatgtAAATAAAATATCAATAGTATGCAAATGAGAAAAGGCatatgaaatatatttttggaaatttagtTAACTTACAGCAGCCATCCTGAATTGTTTCGTTTTGTATCAGTTTCAGTATCGGTCGGCACGGATAAAACTAGTTTCATTTTGGACAAATTCACTGTACCCTTGCAAAAATGGCTCCCTTGGGTCCCATCGAAAGCTGCCGGGCCACTGGCAATAGCACATATCATCATCCGATATACGTATGATCTGCTTACCCATCTGCGGATAGGTCTAAATAACAAACTACAGTGCAATGGTACGGATAGAGCTACACCTACGCGACTCCCGTTACCGGCTGCAGAAACTTTGTTCCGGTGCAGACTGGTGATGTCCGGGAAGGATGGTGAAAATCGTCCCAGCAGACTTGATGGTTTTGCTACACGATTGCTGCGCTGCTGTCGGTGTTGTTTTGCTTGTGAAAGTCACCAGCCAAATTGATGCAGGTGTGAAATTTCTGGCCTGCAAGCGCACTACAGATGAAACAAGTTTTGTATGCCATAAATTGGGTCTTCTGATACTGTTGTTTTGTGTTGCAGAGAACGGTGGATCTTGCGTTCATAcactttatattttttacatattttatgaCACCAGAACGATGGGGCTCTTCCGACACAAATGAAGTACAAGAATTTTACATAAACATTACCAAAGTTTCACGTTACCTATGTAAAAATTCCACCATATTTTCTGTGTTGTGCATagctaaatttcattttttaaagtGACTGCATTTTTCTcaatctcatatattttttcCCAACTTTATGAATTAAATCGTTCGCATCAAATAATGACTTCTTCAGCTCGATGTTTTGCTCGGATAGTTTATCCTaggaagtgaaaaaaaaacgcaatttCAGCAATAAGATAAAAGCTATAAAATGTGTCACGTGTCAAAAATCGAAACGAGTTACCCTACTTTCAGAAAGATTTTGTGCTCCATAACCAGTACCGGTACTCACCACGAGATATGACAGCTCGTTTATTTTCATCCGATAGGATGCAATTTCCTGCAGAAACTGATCCTTCTCCTGACAGTACAAATCCCGCTCCTTCCGGCACTGCGACTCCAGCAGCAGCACCTCACTCTTGGCACCGTTCAGCTCTTCCAGTAGTGCGTATTTTTCGGCAACCGTTTGCGTAACGGCATCCTGAACGCGCACCCACCGATGGTGGGGAAAAAAGGTCCCGAGAGGAATAAACGGAATCCGATTGCAATCTCTACATTCATACATCAAATCATGACACGTACCTGCATGTTGTTGTTGATGGCAAGCGAATCGGACAAAGAATTTCGCAGGGACCACACCTCCGCCTTTAACTGAACCATTTCGGAGGCGGAAATTAGGCTTGCCGGGGTGTTGGCGAGTGAAGACTCGGCGCTGGATTGGATAGATTTATCAACGATTGGACggtattgtttatttttgttgaaaaactggCAGAAACATGGCATTTTACAGATAATTGCATGATAAAGATTAACCGACTGGAGGGTTGCTGCGATGTTATTGGCATTATGTTTCGTTATGCTGTGCTTATTTTTCTCGAAAGTATAAAACAACTCGAATGATTCTAGCTGTGTCAAAGATGGACGCTATGATTGCCAGATCAGGCCGTGTGGATATGGAGTGTAAAGTTGTCATCAGTCTCTGATATTTCTCGGTGACAGCCATCACATCCTCCTGATTTTTCTCTGCGGTGACGTAGCCAGGATTCATCGGAATCAGCTTCATCTGCTTTATCTCGAATTTCGTCAGCATTTGCTCGCCGTAGTTCTGTTGGCTCAACAGGAAACTGCCGTCTTCTTGCCGCTCAACATTTCACTCAGACATGATATTTTAAACTCGCTCGTACTCCTTCTTGCCACTGGTGATGATCTGCATATCATATACGTAGAGAAGGATGACCGACAATTCACTATCGGCCTTCTTCACAAATAGACAGACAGCTTCCGTACGCTTGGCGTCCGGTTATAGACCCGCCCTGCACGTTTCAAGCCATATCGGTTTGTCTTAAAACACGCGTCTTCAGGATTTCCGGTTCCGTACCCAGACGGTTGTCGCGACGAGAGTCGTGGTGACTCGCACTGGGTTAAAAAGTTCTCGCAAGGTTGCTCGGTTCTGGCCTTTGTTTTGCAAGTTTctcaggcgtctcatcacccgcaagtctccttccaTCTGGTCGACTCGTCGTGCACGCTGGGTTCCTCTATTTCTTGTGCAGCTAGGGTTACTGAACTGAagcgatttcacagggttgtcgccTGGCAACCTTACGACCGGACCGGTGCAGCTCGTAGTACATGCATCTTCGCTTGTCTATCTGTACTTCACCGTGGATAGCCCGCAGCAACCTCCGTTCGAAAACTGCAAGGGCGTTTAAGTTCTCTACGAGAAGGCTTTTATTTCAATTCCGTAGAAAACAACCGGTTTTATCAGAGTTTGGTATGATTCCAAAGTCAAAATTGGGCACGATTCTCAGCCTAGATGCTTTTCTGgttctctttgctggtgttgtgGTCGGCAGTAACCAGTGACCCAAAAACACTAACTAGTCGACCACTTTAGGCTCATCGTCGTCTGGAcatgagttgggaggctgattttgttctccttagagcctctcgctcgcttgtatttcgttttcgacgcatttatccacAGTCGAGCGCAGTGTTCCTCCGCCGTCACAAAAGGCCGATGCTcgccctcaagagcgatgttgaacagcaaacaaGAAAATGCATCTCCTTGTTTTAACCCTCTGCGGGATTCAAAAGGACTCGAAGAGTATTCTCGAAACACGCAAGTAGCACATTACTTGCACCATGGTAGCTATGATTAATCACGGCAGTTTATCCGAAattccgttgtcgtgcatgatctgtcaTAGCAATTCTTGATTAACtagggtataactgcctttagtggaccacttaGTAGTGTAGCTGCATATTTTGCAAGAATAAGTGTAAATATCTcaactgaattaagtatttcattatgtataaacatgaagtaacatgttttctatcttttctgcatgaaaaacaacaagataatacctataatttcttaaaataaaagaaataaaccaTCGCTGCAGTTTCCTTTAATGGGTCACCGTTTCCTAatttggaccacaacaatttcctaatttgggccaggtGTACTTGAATAATTTTCTAATCCACTGAATAACAAGTAGTTGTGAACAATTGCACCATGCCGCAAATTGCTTCGAATTATGAAGGATCATCCATAGACCATGTGGCCGTTTTTTACTCGCTTTGTAGTCAATCCTTCAAAGTTATTCTGTCTATTTCGTACGAACCTTGAAAGACGAGGATTTTCTGGGATGAATCTTGCAACTATAGACTGCCGCTGCCGCACTTTCGAAATGGGGAATCCTTTACAATGCAGCTGGTTTTccttttcgtggttttcctgacgACTTCCTGCTTGCACGGAATattacggtggatcgtggaagCTTCTCTAatcgaaacaccactttttattgcttggagacactcagtaacagctgctttagtatatttttcaccaatataaggcaatccaccggtgacgtttttttgcttgtacgtttgttattgttgctgtttttcaagctgcaaaatcaaaacacgaccacattctgtgccgaacacgcatcagtataggacgtgtttggtgatcgctccgatagaatataaaacaaaagacgcgcgagcaagtgttggcattgtttgcctggtcgagtgaaggttcaaggtcgcccgcctttgtgcaactgtttcgcatcgtggctgtttgctggtgcgtaagccgatttggctgctaagtgatttgtgctacagcagtggacgagaatctcaacacaaaggaggaaaaagaagaagccaacagttgacagcgagttgtgtcgctgtgctgagtgatcacacacccggctcgctgctggtggctgtttggagctgctgtattggtgctgctggctgtaacggctgcagcttcgaccgttcggacaaccaaccctgctgaaaggagaagtaaagaggtacgtgttctgctggcgctagtgcgctagatttagcgcgatggatgtagatccctcgcctcccgtgccaccatccccgaacccctccgaccctgtccctcctgccaacccttcctctgttaattctccagtcccccctcgccccaggctttacccggacggatctcagggcagctttactgtttttatTCGGCCAAAaacaggaccgaaatcgaaaccgttaaacatcctgcagatttcgaaagacctgacggaggggtacaaggccgtgaccgaaaactccaaggtcagacccaacaagctccgtgtcgtggtcagcgacctggaacaggccaacgctattgctcgctccgagcttttcacacgcgagtatcgcgtttatatacccgcacgagacgtggagatcgacggtgtcataaccgattcgagtctgtcggtcgagtgtatcttggcaagcggttttggctgcttcaaaaatgctatgtgtcacgacgtaaaagtaaagatcatagattgcaagcaattgcggtctgtgtctcttgtcaacgcacaaaagtgtacactccgtcagactcgtttcgtgttacgtttgccggatctgctctccctagccacgtctcgatcgatcgggttcgtctgcctgtgcgattgtatgtaccccgtgttatgaattgcaccaattgcaagcagctaggccacacatcggcctactgctgcaataaggcacgatgtagcaagtgtggagaaactcatgcggacgattcttgcagtgtaaatgctgcaaaatgtattcactgcggggaaaatcagcatgagctctccacatgcccggtgtacatgcagcgcagagataaaatcaagcggtcacttaaggagcgttcaaagcgatcttacgctgagatgctgaagaagaccgtgaccacttataccataacatcgaacccctttgatctgttgtcctctgatgaaaccgattctgacgattcaccagcgggaactacttatgccaatcctggggcgtctagaaagaggaaaaatatttcctctcctaaacttccccgaaaaggtcctaagatttcccaaagtgaaatgaaagttacaaacaaaccaaaagtgctgcggaaaaaccgaagcaaactcctcctgggcttgcaaatttaaagtcccagaaggagttcccagcactgccaggaacatctaaaaccctagttgtttcttttgcactcccagttgatgaaacaaactctggattagtgaaattttctgacattgtggactggatttttgaaactttcaatgtaaccgatccaaataaaatttttcatacagcatttctcccaacagttagaacatttttgaagcagttgactgcccaatggccccttcttgcagcgattgtatccttcgatgcctaattcatctgcgaatacgaaggattctatctctgtcttacagtggaattgtagaagtattttaccaaaaatggattcatttaaagttttaataaatagaaacaaatgcgatgcatgttccctttgtgaaacttggcttacttcaaatattgatctcaacttccatgattttaatattattcaccttgatcgagacaccccatatggaggagtacttctagggattaaaaagtgctattttttctatcgtattaacctcccctcgattccaggcatcgaagttgtcgcatgtcaaatgacaatacaaggtaaagagctttgtattgcctcaatatatattcctcccagagcacaggttgggcaatggttgctctttgatttaatagaacttcttccctcgccacgtttgattttgggagacttcaactctcatggtgtggcttggggttccccctactatgataaccgctcctctctaatctataacctttgcgatgacttcgacatgactattttgaacaacggtgaaatgacacgtatcccgaaacctccagcgcgcccaagcgctctggatctatccttatgttcgacgtcgctaaggttggattgcacatggaaggtaatcctcgatcctcatggtagcgaccatctgcctattcttatttcaattacaaacgggtcaactcgcatgcgaccaattgacattccgtatgacctcacacggaatgtcgattggaagttatacgaggaaatgatttcaaaagcggtcgagtcgattcagcatcacccaccacttgaagaatacaacctcctcgcgggcttaatcctcgacgccgcgttgcaagccaaaacgaagaaatatcccggcgtaacgatcaaagagcggcctccaactccgtggtgggacaaagagtgctccgatgtctacacgcaaagatccgacgcgtttttggccttccagaagggaggtatacccgacgactatatacggtattcggagcttaataccaagcttaaaagcctggctaaagcaaagaaacgcggatattggcgtcggttcgtgaacgagacgtcgagggagacatcgatgagcactctttggaatacagcccgaaaaatgcggaatcgcgtaacggtcaacgaaagcgaggagtcttcaagtcggtggatatttgattttgccaggaaagtatgtccggactctgttcctgagcaaaacattgttcgcgatgcgtctccgggccacgacgcgatagaatcaccttttacgatggcagaattttcagttgccctcctgtcctgtaacaataacgcgcctgggttagatagaatcaaattcaacttgttgaagaatctacccggcaatgccaagaggcgcttgatgaacttgttcaataagttcctggagcaaaacattgtaccgcaggattggaggcaagtgaaggtgatcgccatccaaaaaccagggaaaccagcttctgatcacaactcttatagaccgattgcaatgctatcctgtatccggaaattgatggaaaaaatgatactccgtcgtttagaccattgggtcgaatcaaatggcctactatcggatactcaatttggcttccgccgtgccaaagggacgaatgattgtcttgcgttgctttcaacagatattcagctggcgtatgctcgcaaagaacaaatggcgtctgcgttcttggacattaagggggcttttgattccgtttctattgacattctttcgggtaaacttcaccgacaaggattttctccaattttgaacaattttttgcacaatttgctgtccgaaaagcacatgaattttacgcacggcgatttggcaacttttcgcattagctacatgggtcttccccagggctcatgtttaagtccccttctttacaacttttatgtaaatgacatcgacgaatgtctggcaaattcatgcacgataagacaacttgcagacgacagtgtaatctctgttacaggagccaaagctgccgatttgcaaggaccattgcaagataccttggacaatttgtctgcttgggctttacagctaggtatcgaattctctccggagaagactgagatagtagttttttctaggaagcatgaacctgctcagcttcaaacacaattaatgggtaaaacgatttctcagattttggtacacaaatatcttggtgtctgattcgactctaaaggcacctggggttgtcacgttaggtatctgatgaaaaaatgtcaacaaagagtgaattttcttcgtacaataaccggacaatggtggggagcccacccaggagaccttataaggctttaccaaacaacgatattgtctgtcattgagtacgggtgtttctgcttccgctccgcagcaaacacacatttgatcaaactggagcgaatacaatatcgttgtttgcgtatcgccttgggttgcatgcagtcgacccatacgatgagtttggaggtcttagctggagtactaccattgaaaaaccgcttctggagcctgtcttctcgcattcttatcaaatgtgaggtcttgaaccgttctgtgattgaaaattttgaaaggttaatcgaacttaattctcaaacccgttttatgacattgtatttccatcacatgtctcaaaatattaacccttcttcgaatattccaaatcgtgtcgacttttcaaatacttctgattctactgtgtttttcgatacatccatgatagaagaaactcgtggaatcccggatcatttacgcgtgcagcagatccccaaaattttttccaataaatatcgaaacatcaactgcgacaatatgttctacactgacggatcacttcttgatgggtccactggcttcggtattttcaataacaattcaaccgtctcccataagcttgataatcctgcttctgtttacgtcgcagaattggctgcaattcagtacaccctagggattatcgaaaaaatgcccacggaccattatttcatctttacggacagtctcagttccattgaggctctccgatcgatgaaagatgttaagcactctccgtatttcctggggaaaatacgggaacatctgagtgctttatccgaaaaatctactcagattaccttagcgtgggtcccttctcactgctcgataccgggcaatgagaaagcggactctttggcttaggtgggcgcaacaaacggtgatatttatgaaagaccaattgcctttaatgaatttttctcatttgtacgtcagaatacgatcatcagttggcaaaatgcttggaccagaggggaactgggaaggtggttacattccataatccccaaggtgtcgacgaacccgtggttcaaggggttggatgtaggtcgggatttcatttgcgtgatgtcccggcttatgtccaatcactatagatttgacgcgcatctccgtcgtgttgggctcggggaaagtggtatctgtgcctgtggtgaaggttatcacgacatagagcacgttgtttggtcatgccctgtacaccgtgacgccaggtctaaattaatagcttccctccgggccgaaagtaggcagccggctgttcc encodes:
- the LOC129724306 gene encoding uncharacterized protein LOC129724306, translating into MVQLKAEVWSLRNSLSDSLAINNNMQDAVTQTVAEKYALLEELNGAKSEVLLLESQCRKERDLYCQEKDQFLQEIASYRMKINELSYLVDKLSEQNIELKKSLFDANDLIHKVGKKYMRLRKMQSL